Sequence from the Macaca fascicularis isolate 582-1 chromosome 16, T2T-MFA8v1.1 genome:
aggtatggtgttgcacgcccgtagttccagctacttgggaggctgaggtgggaggattgcttgagtgtaggaagtcgaggctgcagtgagtcatgactgcaccacagcactccagcctggatgatagagtaaggctgtttctaaaaacaaaacaaaacaaaacaaaacaaacaaaatagtgGCTTCTTCCGTGAACTGGCCATAATTTGCTTTCTAAAGTTTCACTTCTATACACTTACTGTCCTTTAAATAGTTACTATACCCCACTTCCAGTGAAACTTGTTATACTGTGTGAAAAAACTGGACTTTTCTCTGTCCTTCATTTTCACAACTTTAGTTAGTATGGACACTGTGTCTCCTCCACTAGACAGAAGGTTCTCTCAGGTCAAGGACAtccataatgtttttattttttgagacagggtctcaattctgttgcccaagctggagtgcagtggtgtgatcacagcacactgtaacctcgaactcctgggctcaagttattcttcactccagcctcctgagtagttgctaggactacaggtttaCCACAGCAgcctagttttttaaaaaatttttatttctgtagacatggggtctcactatgttgccccagacGGTCTTAaatcctggccttaagtgatcctcctgccttggcttcccaaagtgctggaattacagatgtgagccaccacacctggcctccgtGAAATTTTTAAGCTTGGAGGGAAAAACGTAGACTAATTAGCTCATCTTTTCAGACAAGGATGGCTAGAAAGTGGCTGATTCATTCAAATAAGCCCATTCCCTACAGGACAGAGCCAAGACTGGAGCTCTGGTTTCTGCACTCTCTATTTAACCAACGTCCTTTTTTCATTAATCATGCCGACTCTTCATAGGTAACTCTCCCAGCAAACCTCTAGAAACAGGGCATGGAAGCAATATGCAGGATCTGGGGCAGGCATGCTGATGACTGACAGCTGACTAGAGTTTACAGACTAATTAGACACATTCAGCTGGAAGTCATTTCCTCTCCTGGAGCCTCGAGTGTGAGAAGATAGAACAGGGTGAGCACTCACTGAGCTTCCTCCTGATCCAGtctctcagcctcagcctggaCCTTCTCGAGATTTTCTGCCACTATCTTGCGGTTCTTTTCCACGTCTTCCAGCTCCTGGATCAGCCTCTCCTCCTCTAGTGCTAGCTCCTTTAGCTCCATCTGTAGCTGTTCACTGTCATCCTCATTCATTTGCTCTAAGATCTCCAAACAGCGTCTGCCAAAGACACAGGAAGACTATACTTACTAGAGCTCCATTTGCCTGAGAGGAGTAGGGCTCTTGGGTAAGCACCAAGTAGTCTCAGAGCAGTAACAGCTCTGAGCCGTGGCTCTGGAGACACTCACTTGTAGTTCTGACACTCATTTTCAGTGACGTTGAGCTGAGTGTCCAGCTGGTCTAAAAGAGTATCTGTGCATTCCTCACAGAGTGGGTGATCCACATCTGTCTGGCCCGACATGATGTCAAAAAGGTCTCCAGTGACCTGGAAGTGTGGGAGAGTCAGGGTAGAGCCTCCCCCATGCTTCCTGCTCAATTACCCACTCTCCCAGCCAGACCTACTGCTTGCCACTGGAATGGGGCCGACTTGCCTTCAGTCTTCGGCTGAGGTTCTCCATGGTGCCGCCATCAGATGCCTCCCCAATCAGAGTGAAGCTGTTGGCACTTTCTGTGGACATCATCCTGCAGACAGCCCCCCGCCCACGGGCCACATGAGGGAACAGAGAGGCTTCCTCCACCTACTGCAATGCCAGTGGCAGAGACTCTCAAGCACCAGCTGAGGGGCCTCAGGGCACATACCCACTCCTAGCCCAACTGACCTCCCAAGGGTACCTCTCTCCCAAAGGAAGGCCATGCTGGTCTTCCACAGAGACACTCAGCACGAAGGTTGGCCTTGATGGACTAAGGAGGGAAAGGGAGCATAAAAAATTGATATGTCTACAGTGGAAAAGAACGGAGAACCAGGAAAggccatttaaaaaaacattacaCCCCTTGCCAGCAACCTCTTTACCTGCAGCAATGAGAACTAAAGACCCAAACATCTAACGACATTTGCTATTCTGAAACTTCTCAAGAGCCCATCTCTTGGTGATTAGTCAATCACTCCCTCAATTTTTTTCAATACTTCATCATTAAAGCTACTACCCTTTCCCACTGTGTGAATGGCTACAGGAAAAAATCCATACTGGAAGGTGACGGGCCAGGTATAGGGGAATACATCTTTGCTGAAAGGGCCAAAAGGCTAGGTGATGATGCATCTCCATCACCTGGCTCCAGGTCTCAATTCCTGGATTTAATTAAAATTCTACTAGTCTTTGGCAAGGAATGGGGGCTGAGAAGTAGTAGGCACCTGGCTGGGGGGATGAATCTGCGAGAGACACCATCCTGGCGAGGAGTTTCGATAAATGGCTCCTGGGAAAGAAATAAGAGGGCATTAGAATTCTGGCAGCTTAGAGGTAGAGTTCGTCTCCCAAACACCCTCAGAACTATATGGCTTTAGTCTTCATTGATAACCACAAGACTTGATAAACCACAGAGACTTAAAAAATGGGTATTATCAAAGCAGTGGAGGTATTAATGACCTCCACTAAACCTGACATCAGCACTCTCCCAGTGACTGGCAGCAGCGGGTAAATAAATACTCCAGCTCCCTTGCTACTTGAGAAGAAATCTCAGGTGTGTATTCAACACTATCTCACAGGATGTTGCTCCACAGATGCTCCACAGGATCACTGATATTATCACAACTTAAAATGACATGTTCTCTAACACTGACAATTCTTTCTGTCCAGGGTAATCATACAATTCGCTGTCCTAACCAGGATGCTTTTGAGAATGCAGACGAGCAGATATTAACAACTAGCTAGAACAACAGATGCAAATCAACGCTCTGGAACGACCTGGACACACAGACCATCCCATCTCCAACTGACAATAATTTGTAATTCTGCTTCAAGTAAAGAGCcctttctaacattttaaaatggctCACTCAGTAACCCTGTGACCTCAGGTGCAGATCTGTACCTCCAATAGTGCACAACAGCCTGACCATGTAGAATGTCTCCTTACCCAGAGACCCCAAAAGTCTGGGGGCTCTAGAAGTGCCAAGTAGCCTGCAGAAACCAAGCCTGCATTCCTGTGTTTTCATATCatatctcccatttggaatgtTTGCTACGTGAGGAAGATAGGGGAGACGGCACTTCTATTACCTCTCCTGAGTTAGTCTCTTCCTCCTGGGTCTCTCCTGGTTTCGCCTGGGCTGTGGTAAGTAATGGAGCTAAGGGCAAGGAAAATATTGGGTCAGACACAGTCTTATCAAAGCAGGAGGGCATCTGAAAGTATGGGAAAAGAGTCTGAAATATTCTCATCACCACCCTCAcctccaatttttctttttttttttttttttttgagacagagtctcgctctgccgcccaggctgaagtgcagtggccggatctcagctcactgcaagctccgcctcccgggtttacgccattctcctgcctcagcctccccagtagctgggactacaggcgcccgccacctcgcccggctagttttttgtattttttagtagagatggggtttcaccatgttagccaggatggtctcgatctcccgacctcgtgatccgcccgtctcggcctcccaaagtgctgggattacaggcttgagccaccgcgcccggcctaatttttcttAAAGTACCATTTATACCAGAAAGAATCTGTGGTCCTCCTCACCCCCATTAAATCAGATGAAGGAAATGTTCACTTTTTTAAGGCATAAGGGTgtcatgattattattattattttgagatggagtctcgctctgtcaccaggctggagtgcagtggcgcgatctcggctcactgcaatctctgcctcccgggttcgagtgattcctctgtctcagtctcccgagtagctgggactacaggcacgcaccaccacacccagctaattttctgtattttagtagagacaaggtttcaccatgttagccaggttttgatctcctgacctcatgatccacccgtcttggctatccaaagtgctgggattacaggctgagccactgtgcccggccagtatcATTTAAGAATCCTTACCtgtcaaaaatacagaaatatttacagtatttatgcttgggatttgcttcaaaacaaTTCAGGGTGGAAAGGAATGGATGGGGTTGTGGATAAAGCTTGATGAAATATGTGTTGATAATTGTTGCAACTAGGTGATGGGTACACAGGGGTTCATGATATACTCTGAAATTTTCCATCACAAAAGTAAACATCTGTTTCCCCCAGAATAGCAAGGAGGGAACATAAGGAAACTTTCTGGGAAGATGAAACATTGCTAAATTGCAGTGATCCAGATTACATGAGTGTATCCATTTGTCAAAAATGCATAGCTAAGATTCATATATTTCAAGGCACGACAATTTACCTTTCTAAAAAGATGTGAAAAACATAATAAttgagcaggggatgggaggtgagtggaggtgTAGATAACATAAGAATGTGAGAATATGGCTGattgttgaagctgggtgatgaatacaaggcaggctatgctattcTCTTGACTATATAGgtctgaaattttccataataaaaagtcaaaaactgttATTAAACGAGTtaatttcggccgggcgcggtggctcacgcctgtaatcccagcactttgggaggctgaggcgggcagatcacaaggtcaagagatcgagaccatcctggccaacacagtgaaaccctgtctctactaaaaatacaaaaattagctgggcgtggtggtgtgtgcctgtagtcccagctactcgggaggctgacagaggttgcagtgagctgagattgtgccactgcactccagcctggcaacagagcaagactccatcttaaaaaaaaaaaaaaaaaaaaaaaaaagagctaatttcccctcaaaaaaaaaaagaaaccaggtaataatagcagctaacatttattgaatgctattTGCCCAGCATATTCCTAAGTGTTTCTGTGGTTTGTCATATTTGAACTTTACAAATTCGTTATGAGGCAGTTCAACATTTTACAGACAAATCAGAAACCAAGGCTTGGAGAAAAGAAGTAACATGCAAAAAGTCGTTCAGCTAGTAAATGacagccaggatttaaacccaagcAGGCTGACTCCAGGCCCATAAGTTTATCTAAGCTGCCTATTCAGTCTTCTCTTTTACTGTCTGACTTAATCTGAATTCTTCCGACTTTGCGGGGTtttgaggttttttatttttttaattatagagacagggtcttactgtgttgcccaggctagtctcgaattcctgctcaagtgatccacctgcctcagcctcccatagtgctgggagtacaagtgtgaaccaccactcctggccttatttatttatttatttatttatttattgacacagggtcttgctctgttgcccaagctgcagtgcagtggcatgatcatagctcactgcagctttgacctcctgggctcaagtgatcctcctgcctcagcctctaccACTCATcacactcagctttttttttttttttttttagtagagacaagatctctgcTAGGTTGCTCAGATTGGTcttagaactcctgagctcaagcgatcctcccacctcagcctcccaaagcactgaaattacaggcatgagccatcatgtccagcaAATTCTTCAGACTTTAAGACTCTACTCCATTTACCAGCTGTTGGACCTCAGGTGAGTCACTTAATCTCACTGTGCCTCaattcttcatctgaaaaatgatgtAATGATGGTGTACCCCATAGGGGTTGTTACAGGGACTAAATGAAGTAACATGTGTAATGCACTTGGTAATACTATATAGTAAGTCCTCAACAAACatcatttattattatacatacatattccTTTTCTCTGAAACAGCAGGAGGAGAAAATAAGGACCCTTCTTTTGCTACGGAAagctctttttttgagacagagcctcgctctgttgcccaggctggagtgcagtggtgcgatctcagctcactgcaacctccacttcccgggtccaagcgattctcctgcctcaacatcccgagtagctgggactacaggcgcgtgccaccacgcccggctaatttttgtatttttaggagagacggggtttcgccatgttagccaggctggtctcgaactcctgacctcaggtgatctgcccacctcggtctcccaaaatgctgggattacaggcgtgagccatcgctccTGGTCGGTCAGAATGCTCTCAGAAGCCCACAGTGTCAGAATGCTTTATGTTCCCGAGGAGAAAACAGGGAGCcagagagatgaagtgacttTCCTAGGTTCACACGATGAGTTTATGGCAGACTACACAGCCACCATAAGAATTATATCACCAAAGCTGCCCACCTTCCACATTCTTGACCACCCTCTTTCCAAGGGTCTCGCTGACCTGTGAGTTCCTGGATGGTGACACGGTCCAGGATCTTGAAACTCGTGTCCAGTTTCAGGGGCTGGCTGCAGCGCTGGCACACGAAGCTCACCTGCATGGTGCTGTTGTTGGACGTCTTAGACCCTTCCATCCCTGCGGCGGTGGAAAAGAGGCAATATTATGGAGAAGCGACGCCCTTGAACCTCCGGCCCGGGGTTACTACATGCCTTGGTGACGACAGTAAAAGGAGGGAACTCCCAGTCTGCGCCGTTCCCTCTAGGAATGGTATGATAACGGGGCGGACCTGCTTCCGGGGCAGCCTGAGCAAGGATAGTTCAGAACCCAGGGTCAGGGAAGGGACTCCAATAAGAGCCGTGAGGGTTCTCAAACTCCCTTCTAAGGTCCCACCTCAGCCCCGATGCTCTTCACCTCGGGAGCCCGGAGCCCGTCACCCAAGTCCGGTCTACCGCGGGGGCACTGTGGCCTCGGGTCGGTCCCAGAGCGAGGCCTCCAGAACTGCCATCGCTCTGTCTTCAGCGACTTCCCGGTCCGCCGGCGGAAAACTTCCGCCCGAGACCGGACGTGACGCCACGACGGCAGCACGAGCTCCTGGTCCACAGGCTCACGGGCCCGGCAGCGACCCCCAGAGGCCAGGCTGGGAAAAGCAGCGGGCTTCAGCGGACGACCAAGGTTACCACGGGAAGCGTAGGCGCCAATTACGCAGAGAATGGGGAGGCTCCGCTATTCTCTAAATTCAGGGAgaggcgggcgcggtggctcacgcctgtaatcccagctctttgggaggccgaggagggcggatcacgtgaggtcaggagttcgagaccaacctggccaacacagtgaaaccccatctctactaaaaatacaaaaattccccgggcgtggtggtgcgcgcctataatcccagctactcgggaggctgaggcaggagaatcgtttgcaccttggaggtagaggttgcggtgagccgagattgggccactgcactaaagcctgggccacagggcaaggctccatctcaaaacaacaacaacaacaaaaggctgggcatggtggctcacgcctgtaattccagcactttgggaggccaaggtgggtggatcacaaggtcaggaattcgagaccagcctggccaatatggtgaaatcctgtctgtactaaaaatacaaaaattagctgagcatggtggcgtgctcctgtaatcccagctactcaggaggctgaggtaggagaattgcttgacccctggaggtggaggttgtagtgagtcaagatcacgccactgcactccagcctgggtgacagaaggagactccatctcaaaacaaccaCACACacgcaaaataaaataaaataaaataaaatcacaaaaaaagaaagtgttattCAAATAAAGACTTGAAGAAGGTGAGGAACGAATTCTTGCCTACATCTAAAGGAAGAGCATTCTAGGCCAAGGGAACAGCAAGAGCACAGAGGGTGCCTGTTCAGGGATTAGCAGAGACTGGTGTGGCTAGAAGATGGGCAAGGAAAAGAGATACAGAAAATGGGGTGAGGGAGGTAAGGGGGTGAGAGAGGTAAGGGTGTTGAGCTGTCTACCACCTAGGCTTTTACAGGGAATATAAAGCTCTGGCTCTCACTTTGAATGAGATGAGATGGCTGGGTCTTGAGCAGAGGGacttacttcatttttaaaaacaactttatggggtataatttacataccgtAAGACTCacactttttaaatgtacagttcaatgatttttagtacatttacagAGTTGCACAACTATCACCATaatccaattttagaacatttcctgTCTCCCCTTGCAACCCCGCCActgtgacctcccaaagtgctgagattacaggtgtgagccaatgtgcctggccaaaagtttttcatttcaataaagTCCAAGGCTTATGCTTTTGGTGTAAGAGAAACCACTGCTTAACCCAAAATTGTATGTAgtattgtctattttatttttattttgagacagtgtcttactctgttacccaggctggagtgaagcggAATGAAcaaacatggttcactgcagaTTTGacttcctggctcaagcaatcctcttgcttcaacCTCTGgcgtagcagggaccacaggtgatcgctaccacgcccagctaatttttaaattttttgtagagatggggtctcacactgcactccggcctgggtgacagagtgagactccatctcaaaaaaaaaaaaaaaaggagataggatctcactttgttgcccaggtttctgctttttaaatttaacatttttctatattGCTACACAGTTATTGTAGTTATCATGGCTACATTACACTACACTAAATGTACTAccttagtgtattttttttttttactgctggAAATTCTACTTCCCCTTTGGGTGATTacaataatgctgcaatgaagaGCTGACTACTTACTTATGATAGAGACtcataactgggattacagaattAAGACTCTGTCGGCTATTTAATGTCTCTTCTTTAACATTGGGAATCATTTTCCAAAGTGCTTGTACATAATTATATTCTGCCTCCAATAATGTATGAGGAAGCCTGTTTTCATATTGCCTTGGCCAGTATTGGGTATCATATATTTggggaacaaaagcaaaaaatggcACTTCCTTGTTATTTTAATTAGCATCATTCATTGGTGATAAGGCTGAACTTTTTGCTATGTATTTGCTTATtgtagttaccttttttttttttttgagatggagtctcgctctgtcccccaggctggagtgcagtggtgcaatctcggctcactgcaacctctgcctcccgggttcacgccattctcctgcctcagcctcccgagtagctggattacaggcacccgccactacgcccggctaattttttgtatttttagtggagatggtttcaccgtgttagccaggatggtctccatctcctgacctcatgatctgcccgcctcggcctcccaaagtgctgggattacaggcgtgagccaccatgcctttttttttttttttaaagagacaccgtctcactctgtcacccaggctggagtgcagtggtgcaatctcagctcactggaacctctgcttcccaggctcaagcagtagTTACTTTTTTATGAATTATGTTTGCATTCTTTCATTATTTAGGTATTGAATTCTTAGTATTTTTCTCAGTATTTGTAGCAATTTTTCATGAAATGCTTTAACGTATTTTCCCGATGTTCAGAAAGTTATAAATTTTCAAGTCAAATCTGCTTATTTTTCTTGATGACTTATATTGCTTAGAAAGTTATTCCCACTTCCAGaagtgtctttcttttcttttaaatgtatgtgGTCTTCTTATAGTTGGTATTGGATGTGATATGTGGAACTAGATTGATTTTTCTCCTGGTTTTGTGACTAGGGATAGTGTTTACAATCCTTCTTCTTCTTGGCTCTTTCAGCATGAAAGCCCCTTTAGGAGAGGTGACTGGAATCATCCCCAAAGAATTCTCCCCTAGTCCTGGTATGGCTGCTTCATCATCCTGCGTTTCTTCCTGCTTGGCTGTCCCTAACACCTTCTCAGAAAAGCATAGAGAAGTAACGGGCTTCTAGAGAGGTAGGGCGTATAGTGTCACAACTGAAGATTTGGAAGTTGAGACCACCTGGTTCTTTACCATCcactagccatgtgaccttgtgCAATTCATTTAACTGTTCtgtgctttgttttcttatttacaaaatgagaataatagtatACAATAGTAAATATCATAAAGGGTAGTGTGATAAATGAGCTGATACAAGTGGAACACAGGGCAATGACTGTTACATAGTGAATGCTCTGTGTGCCCTCCCACTTGGGAAGTATATGTAGTCAGTGTATGTAGTGCTTGAGGGATTAGTGAATAATCCACAACATATCCTCAGTCATCgattcaacagatgtttattgagGATCTATTATGTGCCAGTCCCTATTCTAGGTCTGAGAGGATATACTGGTGAACTGCTCTGATAGTTTATATTCTAGAGGGGAGAATTTGACAATAAACATGTAACCAAGTTAAtaagataatttcaaataatgGCACATGCTATGGGTTGAGTGGTGGCCCCAGaagatgttgaagtcctaacatCTGGGACTAACACATGGGAATGTGACCTTTTTTGGAAATAGGATCGTTGCAGATGAGGTCATTAATGTTAGCCCTAGACCAATATGACTGCGTCCTTATAAATAGGGGCAatctggacacagagacagacacgtACTGTGTCTGAAGGAAGATGATGTAAAGAGACACAGGGTGACCTCTAAGCCAAGGAAGACCTGAGGCTGCCAGAAGCCAGGAAAGAGGTCTGGAACGGATTCTTCTCTGGCTCCCTTAGAAGGAACATGGTCCCGCTGAtaccttaattttggacttctagcaTCCAGAACTCTGAGACAATATATTTTTTCTGGTTCTAAGCCATCCACTTTGTGGTACTTTGCTACAGCAGCCCTGGAAAGCTAATACAGTAGGTGAAAGGGTGATGTGATAGAGAGTAagtgggggcagggtgggaggaGCTACTTCAACTGGGGGATTCAGGAAGGCCTGTGTTATCTGGAAACCACTGAGGGTGATAAGTAGGGAAGAGACatgactgggtgacttaaaaagaaactatttactGGGGGATAGAATATATAGGGGAAAGGACATAAATCGTATGTGtattttcaatgaatttttacaaaatgaacacGTCAATGTAACTAACACCCAACTCCCTCTCCCATGCCTCCTTCTAGTTGATGCCCACCCTAAGGACAAACAATATCATCAATTCTGACACCCTAGATTGAGTTTTGACTGttttttgaatttcatgtaaatggaatcatacatgacatactcttttgtttctgttttattttgcttatcaTGAGATTCACCCACCTTGTGTAGTTGTAGTTCATACATTCTCAATActttgtagtattccattgtgtgactaTATTAAAATACAGATATCTGTCTTGCTGTTAAGAGGCATCCGGGTAGTTTCCAGTTGGGTCTATTGTCAATAGCGTCgctgtgaacattcttgttcATGTCTTTTGGTGAATATATTTATGCATTTCTCTTGGGTGGGTCCCTAGAATTGAGGTTTctgggatctctctctctctctccctgtcttcccTAGGTATAGATATTCAGCTTGAGTAGATGCTACCATGTCTGTGgttgatatattaaaaaattattttgagctggcctagtgtgcacctgtaatcccagctcctcaggaggctgaggcgggaggatcccttgagcccaagagttcgagaccaccttgggcaacatagcaagatcctgtctcagtcaatcaatcaatcaatgataAATTTTGGTGCTGAGTGAAGAATAGAATGTGACAGTTGGTAGGGGGTGGCAAGAGTGGAAATGGAGAGACCAGATAGGAGCCTATTGTAATAGTCCTAGCAAAGGATGACAGTGGCTTTGGCCAGGCTAACAAGAGATGGAGGAAAGCACACTCATACAGGATGCATTATACAGGGAAAGCTGACAGGACCTGCTGATGGATTGAATGTGGAAAcatgagggaaagagaggaatcaAGATTGACTGTTAGGTTTTTGGTTTGAACAACTGGGTGAACAGTTATGTCAATTACTGAGATGGAGAAGAATAGGAAAATAACAGGTGTGTGGGAGAATCAAAAATTCTGGTTTGGCCATGTTAAGTTTGATATGCTCATTAGGTTTCCAAGTAGAAACATCAAATAGATGGTTGGAACTCAGTGAAGATGTCAGATGGGAGATACGAACCTGGGGCCCTCAAATCAGCATacagatgattttttttgtttttttgagacagagtttcgctcttgttgcccaggctggagtgcatggcgcgATCTttgcttactacaacctccaccttccaggttcaagtgattctcctgcctcagcctcccgagtagctgggattacaaggcatgtgCCATCgtgccggctaattttgtatttttagtagaaacggggtttctccatgttcaggctagtctcgaactcccgacctcaggtgatctgcctgccttggcctcccaaagtgctgggattacaggcatgagccactgtgcccagccgcatACAGATGATACTTAAAGCTATGAACATGCATCGATCCTCTTAGGGAGAAAGTGTAAGTAGAGAATAAACGACATAAGTCTCCTGAAGCATGCCACCATTAAGAAGtggagcagaggaggaagagccAGCAAAGGAAATGGGGAATCACTGTTGAGGCTGGAGAAAGATCAGAACAGGttgctgtgtgtattttaagaaGGGGAGTGGCTAAGATGTTGAGTACTACTGAGAGGTTCAAATAAGATGAGAGGTGACCGACCACTGGTACTGTCAACATGGAAGTCACTGGTAACCTAACAAAAATTGTATCATTGAGAAAGTGGGGTTGAGAAGTCTGATTAGAGTGGACTGGAGTAAAGGGGGCATGAGGAAGTAGAGTAAGAGACAATAAATAATTCAAGAAGTCTTGCCAGGAAAGAGAGCACAGAAAGGGAGTAATAGCTACAGAGGAACCTGGATTTGGCGGGGGGAGTTTACTCAAGATAGGGGATATTGGTCATGTCTGGAAATGACCCAGCAGAGGAGAAATGTGATGTAGGAAAACGAGGGGCTAATCATGGGCACAGACATTGAGAAAGTGAAAGGGGATGGAATCCaaggaacaaaaggaagagaTGGGAACAGGTATGTTTCCTTCAATGAAAGAGGAAAGGCAGAAAGTATTTTGCAGATTGGCAGATTTGGTGGTGAGATGATGAGGAAGTTCtcatttgcttctgttttctcaataAAGAATGAGCCCAGACCTAAGTtggaggtgggagagaaggaaTACTGGAGGTTCAGGGAGATGAGAAAGTATGACAGTCATTGGGAGGGGGAGAGCAAACTCGTCAGGAGCATGTAGTAGGAGCTCAGGCAGTGTTGTGCACTCATATGAGATTTCGGGACATGAATTTAAAATTAGACCAGTCATCAGTGATCACATGTGACTTGTAAGCACCCAGAAATGAATAGTTATTGTTAAATGTAGTGGTACCCTCCAGTTGTTcactgaataaacaaa
This genomic interval carries:
- the BECN1 gene encoding beclin-1 isoform X4, encoding MEGSKTSNNSTMQVSFVCQRCSQPLKLDTSFKILDRVTIQELTAPLLTTAQAKPGETQEEETNSGEEPFIETPRQDGVSRRFIPPARMMSTESANSFTLIGEASDGGTMENLSRRLKVTGDLFDIMSGQTDVDHPLCEECTDTLLDQLDTQLNVTENECQNYKRCLEILEQMNEDDSEQLQMELKELALEEERLIQELEDVEKNRKIVAENLEKVQAEAERLDQEEAQYQREYSEFKRQQLELDDELKSVENQMRYAQIQLDKLKKTNVFNATFHIWHSGQFGTINNFRLGRLPSVPVEWNEINAAWGQTVLLLHALANKMGLKFQRYRLVPYGNHSYLESLTDKSKELPLYCSGGLRFFWDNKFDHAMVAFLDCVQQFKEEVEKGETRFCLPYRMDVEKGKIEDTGGSGGSYSIKTQFNSEEQWTKALKFMLTNLKWGLAWVSSQFYNK